The Methanomassiliicoccus luminyensis B10 genome window below encodes:
- a CDS encoding DUF6015 family protein, producing the protein MAKSEKAGKMDTLTLDDLTVAIRNGIDREGMPEEQAKHMAQHILNFFGYSERIIDNILEPEDRDAFYMLEDTGILTTEREETTLYDGREWRIHYWLFRKERITELIEGGSAMDAEAEDVSSVYDELDAEAWQRNSS; encoded by the coding sequence ATGGCAAAAAGTGAGAAGGCGGGGAAAATGGACACCTTGACCCTGGACGATCTGACCGTGGCCATTCGCAACGGCATCGACAGGGAAGGAATGCCGGAAGAGCAAGCGAAGCATATGGCGCAGCACATCCTCAACTTCTTTGGTTATAGCGAGAGGATCATTGACAACATACTCGAGCCGGAGGACAGGGATGCGTTCTACATGCTCGAGGACACCGGGATCCTCACGACCGAGAGGGAGGAGACCACCCTGTACGACGGCCGCGAGTGGAGGATCCACTACTGGCTGTTCCGCAAGGAGCGCATCACCGAGCTGATCGAGGGCGGGTCGGCCATGGACGCCGAGGCGGAGGACGTGAGCTCGGTCTACGACGAGCTCGACGCCGAGGCCTGGCAGCGCAACAGCAGCTGA
- a CDS encoding MTH1187 family thiamine-binding protein: MTIAEFSVVPIGAGESLSPYVAECLRIVRESGLKYEFTPTSTILEGGYDEVMSVIGKCHKKVRSMSNRVLTSVKIDDRGGAQHEIERKVQSVEDQLQ, from the coding sequence ATGACGATAGCAGAGTTCAGCGTGGTGCCCATCGGAGCGGGGGAGTCATTGAGCCCATACGTGGCGGAGTGCCTCAGGATCGTCAGGGAGAGCGGGCTCAAGTACGAGTTCACCCCCACCAGCACCATCCTGGAGGGCGGCTATGACGAGGTCATGAGCGTCATCGGCAAGTGCCACAAGAAGGTGAGATCCATGTCCAATCGTGTCCTGACGTCCGTGAAGATCGACGACCGCGGCGGGGCCCAGCACGAGATAGAGCGCAAGGTCCAGAGCGTGGAAGACCAGCTGCAGTGA
- a CDS encoding DHA2 family efflux MFS transporter permease subunit, whose amino-acid sequence MPHSPSLPWEQQHRYAILLLVLAGVFMSVLDSTVVTIALPSITADLGVDIALSQWVVSIYPVVETAFIIIFAKLAERTGMAAMYTAGLGMFTVSSLMCGLSASLGQLVLFRVIQGLAAAMMFGISFAICFRVFPHGERGKALGILGSCVAVAMMIGPPVGGFLVAALGWEYIFWINVPVGVVATAAALRVMKLNEKKADRLDLDLVGSVLWVAAVITVMLVLGQVAETGRMDALSVAYLIAFAASLGGFIAWTRKASRPLLDLSVFRIRSFTLGNLSMAMYFITTSVVSIVGPFYYEGSLGYGPMEVGLIFMVLPAVMMVLSPFTGRMYDRGRSSKLLSTYGQLLRAGSLFLLAYAFVSADVVLSLAAFFIMGVGSAVFKSPNEAEVMSALPREKTGVASSVTATVRNMCIGMGLSVGTLLLVLQMGQVDYSAVHGGPLMDELAMAAAVAMAVSGAMSLAGAYMSYKGNPQIRAADRQGS is encoded by the coding sequence ATGCCACACTCTCCATCCCTCCCCTGGGAGCAGCAGCACCGGTACGCCATCCTGCTGCTGGTGCTCGCAGGGGTGTTCATGTCGGTCCTCGACAGCACGGTCGTCACCATCGCGCTGCCGAGCATCACCGCCGACCTTGGCGTGGACATTGCCCTCTCCCAATGGGTCGTCTCCATCTACCCGGTGGTGGAGACCGCGTTCATAATCATCTTCGCCAAGCTGGCCGAACGCACGGGAATGGCGGCCATGTACACCGCGGGCTTGGGGATGTTTACCGTCTCCTCCCTGATGTGCGGCCTCTCCGCCAGCTTGGGCCAGCTGGTGCTGTTCCGGGTCATCCAGGGGCTGGCGGCCGCGATGATGTTCGGCATCTCCTTCGCCATCTGCTTCAGGGTGTTCCCCCACGGGGAGAGGGGCAAGGCCCTGGGCATCCTGGGGTCCTGCGTGGCCGTGGCCATGATGATCGGCCCGCCCGTGGGAGGGTTCCTCGTCGCCGCCCTGGGATGGGAGTACATCTTCTGGATCAACGTCCCGGTGGGCGTGGTCGCCACCGCTGCGGCCCTCCGAGTGATGAAGCTGAACGAGAAAAAGGCCGACCGCCTGGACCTCGACCTAGTGGGGTCGGTGCTGTGGGTCGCCGCCGTCATCACTGTGATGCTGGTGCTGGGCCAGGTGGCTGAGACCGGAAGGATGGACGCGCTGAGCGTGGCATACCTCATCGCCTTCGCCGCGTCCCTGGGCGGCTTCATCGCATGGACAAGAAAAGCTTCCAGGCCGTTGCTGGACCTCTCGGTGTTCCGGATCCGCAGCTTCACCCTCGGAAACCTGAGCATGGCCATGTACTTCATCACCACCAGCGTGGTCTCCATCGTGGGGCCTTTCTATTACGAGGGGTCGCTGGGCTACGGCCCCATGGAGGTTGGCCTGATATTCATGGTCCTGCCGGCGGTGATGATGGTCCTGTCGCCGTTCACCGGCCGCATGTACGACCGGGGCCGCTCCAGCAAGCTCCTCAGCACCTATGGGCAACTGCTCAGGGCCGGTTCCCTGTTCCTCCTGGCGTACGCGTTCGTGTCCGCCGACGTGGTCCTCTCCCTGGCCGCCTTCTTCATCATGGGCGTGGGGAGCGCGGTGTTCAAGAGCCCCAACGAGGCCGAGGTCATGTCGGCGCTGCCGCGGGAGAAGACCGGCGTGGCCTCCAGCGTGACCGCCACCGTAAGGAACATGTGCATAGGCATGGGGCTGTCCGTCGGAACGCTCCTGCTGGTCCTGCAGATGGGGCAGGTCGACTATTCCGCCGTTCACGGCGGTCCGCTGATGGACGAGCTGGCCATGGCGGCCGCCGTCGCCATGGCGGTGAGCGGCGCAATGTCCCTGGCCGGCGCGTACATGTCCTACAAAGGCAACCCGCAGATCAGAGCGGCGGACCGGCAGGGAAGCTAA
- the serA gene encoding phosphoglycerate dehydrogenase has product MIKLLVTDELSEEGLEMLRRGGKVQVDVKPNIPHDELIKIIGGYDALIIRSGTKVTADVIEAGKNLKVVGRAGVGVDNVDVKAATRRGVLVMNTPAANIISAAEHTMAMMLALARNVVPANDSLKAGQWKRSKFTGVELNGKTLGIIGIGRVGGEVAKRSKSFGMKLIGYDPYIPPEVAVKLGVRLMPLEQVVEEADVITIHAALTPGTHHLVNKDLIARMKPTTMILNVARGELIDEEALYEALKDKKIAGAALDVFEKEPPAGSKLLTLDNIVVTPHLGASTREAQEKVSVEMAEAVKLFLIDHKISNAVNAPVRGMDPKVIPFVSVAERLGAFAVQLTDSPIAKIEVTVHGELAAVDTKMITVSALMGVLSNLSGEQPNIINAEMIAKEKGIQIVETKVEESKRYVNMISVSLQSDGVKREVRGTAFPGSEPRMLGIDEFDLDMPLEGDFLMSMHSDVPGVIGKVGTILGNKGINIARMGLGREEKGGKALLLISVDHPAGDDVVKAMLASKDFREVRSIQLSKLGTREYLQI; this is encoded by the coding sequence ATGATCAAGTTGCTTGTAACCGACGAGCTCTCGGAAGAGGGCCTCGAAATGCTGAGGAGGGGGGGCAAGGTCCAGGTGGACGTCAAGCCCAACATCCCTCACGATGAGCTCATAAAGATCATAGGCGGGTACGATGCTCTCATCATCCGCTCCGGGACCAAGGTCACCGCCGACGTGATCGAGGCGGGGAAGAACCTCAAGGTGGTGGGCAGGGCCGGCGTGGGCGTGGACAACGTCGACGTCAAGGCCGCCACCAGGAGAGGCGTTCTGGTCATGAACACCCCTGCGGCCAACATCATCTCCGCGGCGGAGCACACCATGGCCATGATGCTGGCCCTGGCCCGCAACGTGGTGCCGGCCAACGATTCCCTCAAGGCCGGGCAGTGGAAGCGGTCCAAGTTCACCGGCGTCGAGCTTAACGGCAAGACGCTGGGCATCATCGGCATCGGCCGGGTGGGCGGCGAGGTGGCCAAGCGCTCCAAGTCCTTCGGGATGAAGCTCATCGGCTACGACCCCTACATCCCGCCCGAGGTCGCCGTCAAGCTGGGCGTCAGGCTCATGCCGCTGGAGCAGGTGGTCGAGGAGGCCGACGTCATCACCATCCACGCCGCGCTGACCCCGGGCACTCACCATCTGGTGAACAAGGACCTCATCGCCAGGATGAAGCCCACCACCATGATACTCAACGTCGCCAGGGGCGAGCTGATCGACGAGGAGGCGCTCTACGAGGCGCTTAAGGACAAGAAGATCGCCGGCGCCGCCCTGGACGTGTTCGAGAAGGAGCCGCCCGCCGGCTCCAAGCTCCTCACCCTGGACAACATCGTGGTGACCCCGCATCTCGGCGCGTCCACCAGGGAGGCGCAGGAGAAGGTGTCGGTGGAGATGGCCGAGGCAGTGAAGCTGTTCCTCATCGACCACAAGATCTCCAACGCCGTCAACGCCCCGGTCCGGGGCATGGACCCCAAGGTCATTCCGTTCGTCTCCGTGGCCGAGCGCCTGGGTGCCTTCGCGGTGCAGCTCACCGACTCCCCCATCGCCAAGATCGAGGTCACCGTGCACGGCGAGCTGGCCGCGGTGGACACCAAGATGATCACGGTGTCCGCGCTCATGGGCGTGCTCTCGAACCTCTCCGGCGAGCAGCCCAACATCATCAACGCCGAGATGATCGCCAAGGAGAAGGGCATCCAGATCGTGGAGACAAAGGTCGAGGAGTCCAAGCGCTACGTGAACATGATCTCGGTGTCCCTGCAGTCCGATGGGGTCAAGAGGGAGGTCCGCGGGACCGCCTTCCCCGGGTCGGAACCAAGGATGCTGGGCATCGACGAGTTCGACCTGGATATGCCCCTGGAGGGCGACTTCCTGATGTCCATGCACTCCGACGTCCCCGGCGTCATCGGCAAGGTGGGGACGATCCTGGGGAACAAAGGCATCAACATCGCCCGCATGGGCCTGGGCAGGGAGGAGAAGGGCGGCAAGGCGCTTCTCCTGATCTCTGTCGACCATCCCGCGGGGGACGACGTGGTCAAGGCGATGCTGGCCAGCAAGGACTTCCGCGAGGTCCGCTCCATTCAGCTGTCCAAGCTGGGCACCCGCGAATACCTGCAGATTTGA
- a CDS encoding pyridoxal-phosphate-dependent aminotransferase family protein, with product MSVTHTLFTVGPVEVRKEVLESMTKPMITHRSKEYEKLQEGIVEKLHKTLDTDLNILMSPASASGLLEGCVRSGVSSRMLGLSNGSFGDRWQGIGTENGKDVRKVKVAWGKAIKPADVVPHLDDGIEAVTMVANESSTAVLNPVGEIAKAVREKHDPFIFIDAVTAAYGTDLKLRELEPDALVFGTQKALALPPGLAIMCCSDRLLKKAESVPNRGYYFDLVQMKKMADKNYSLTTPPVSLLYGLDFQLDRCLREGMANRYARHRQMAEMVRNWAKKNLGLYAEPGYMSDTITVIQRGSVDFSKLQKGLKERGYEISNGYGDIKETTFRIGHMGDLTVEEVRGLLKNIDEVLEGQK from the coding sequence ATGTCTGTGACTCACACACTGTTCACCGTAGGTCCTGTCGAGGTCCGCAAGGAGGTCCTCGAATCGATGACCAAGCCGATGATCACCCATCGGAGCAAGGAGTACGAGAAGCTGCAGGAAGGGATAGTGGAGAAGCTCCACAAGACCCTGGACACCGACCTGAACATCCTGATGTCCCCGGCCTCCGCGTCCGGGCTCCTGGAGGGCTGCGTCCGCAGCGGCGTCAGCTCCAGGATGCTTGGCCTCTCCAACGGCTCCTTCGGCGACCGCTGGCAAGGCATCGGCACGGAGAACGGCAAGGACGTCAGGAAGGTCAAGGTGGCCTGGGGCAAGGCCATCAAGCCCGCTGATGTGGTCCCGCACCTCGACGACGGCATCGAGGCCGTGACCATGGTGGCCAATGAGTCTTCCACCGCTGTCCTGAACCCGGTGGGCGAGATCGCCAAGGCCGTCAGGGAGAAGCACGACCCCTTTATCTTCATAGACGCGGTCACCGCCGCGTACGGCACCGACCTGAAGCTCAGGGAGCTGGAGCCCGACGCCCTGGTGTTCGGGACCCAGAAGGCCCTGGCGCTGCCTCCGGGCCTGGCCATCATGTGCTGCTCCGACCGCCTGCTTAAGAAGGCCGAGAGCGTGCCCAACCGCGGCTACTATTTCGACCTGGTGCAGATGAAGAAGATGGCCGACAAGAACTACTCGCTCACCACTCCCCCCGTGTCGCTCCTGTACGGCCTCGACTTCCAGCTGGACAGGTGCCTCAGGGAGGGCATGGCCAACCGCTACGCCCGGCACCGCCAGATGGCCGAGATGGTGCGGAACTGGGCCAAGAAGAACCTGGGCCTGTACGCCGAGCCCGGGTACATGTCCGACACCATCACTGTTATACAGCGCGGAAGCGTTGACTTCAGCAAACTGCAGAAAGGCCTCAAGGAGCGCGGCTACGAGATCTCCAACGGCTATGGGGACATCAAAGAGACCACGTTCCGCATCGGCCACATGGGCGACCTGACCGTGGAAGAGGTCAGGGGTCTGCTCAAGAACATCGACGAAGTATTGGAGGGTCAGAAATGA
- a CDS encoding sodium:solute symporter family protein, with product MVDPALFWIFTAFYVVATAYLGYLGYKHTKGSEDFMLAGRKVHPWIIGISYGATFISTSAIVGFGGVSARLGMGLIFLAALNIGLGVLIAFVVFGKRTRRIGQQLKAVTFPDLMGKRYGSRFLHFVSGLMILIAMPLYASAVLIGGSQFLSITLSIDYNVALLAFALVTAIYVVLGGLMAVMYTDAMQGVIMVIGMIILLVLTYSLLGGVTEAHSALTGMGAQGLIPADLVDQGMTSWTTMPEMGSPIWLTLVTTIILGVGIGVLAQPQLVVRFMTAKDNKALTKAIPVGALFILLTTGVAYTVGPLTNVWFWNNQGMVSVDAAGGNVDRIIPLFINSSMPDLFVVAFMLVLLAAAMSTLSGIFHTMGTSAGYDVWKHIRTTKLVSRLLPGDPSLNDKPSLRATRYATAVMIVASVLLAFVMPGNIIARATAMFMGLCACAFLPAYCMAIFSKKPSKTAATWSLVIGAVSWFLWTVFVHTSEASQLGICQALFKQATLLGSPFNVIDPMVVALPLAIVSLAAGWAYDRYVSEDSGDAEIKGRAGAQE from the coding sequence ATGGTCGACCCCGCCTTGTTCTGGATATTCACCGCGTTCTACGTCGTGGCGACCGCCTACCTCGGCTACCTGGGATACAAGCACACCAAGGGCTCCGAGGACTTCATGCTCGCCGGCAGGAAGGTGCATCCCTGGATCATCGGCATATCGTACGGGGCCACGTTCATCAGCACCTCCGCCATTGTCGGCTTCGGCGGGGTCAGCGCCAGGCTCGGGATGGGCCTGATATTCCTGGCCGCCCTGAACATCGGCCTGGGCGTACTGATCGCTTTTGTGGTGTTCGGCAAGAGGACCAGAAGGATCGGCCAGCAGCTCAAGGCCGTTACCTTCCCGGACCTTATGGGCAAGCGCTACGGGTCCCGCTTCCTGCACTTCGTCTCCGGCCTCATGATCCTGATAGCGATGCCGCTGTACGCCTCGGCGGTGCTCATCGGCGGCTCCCAGTTCCTGAGCATAACCCTGAGCATCGATTACAACGTGGCGCTGCTGGCCTTCGCCCTGGTGACCGCCATCTATGTGGTGCTGGGCGGCCTGATGGCAGTGATGTACACAGATGCCATGCAGGGCGTCATCATGGTCATCGGGATGATAATCCTCCTGGTGCTCACCTACAGCCTCCTGGGAGGCGTGACCGAGGCCCACAGCGCGCTGACCGGGATGGGGGCCCAGGGCCTGATCCCGGCGGACCTGGTGGACCAGGGCATGACCAGCTGGACCACCATGCCCGAGATGGGCTCGCCGATATGGCTCACCCTGGTCACCACCATCATCCTGGGCGTAGGGATCGGGGTCCTGGCCCAGCCCCAGCTGGTGGTCAGGTTCATGACCGCCAAGGACAACAAGGCCCTTACCAAGGCCATCCCCGTGGGCGCTCTCTTCATCCTGCTGACCACAGGGGTAGCGTACACCGTGGGCCCGCTGACCAACGTGTGGTTCTGGAACAACCAGGGGATGGTGTCCGTCGATGCGGCGGGCGGCAACGTGGACAGGATCATCCCCCTGTTCATCAACAGCTCCATGCCCGACCTGTTCGTGGTGGCGTTCATGCTGGTGCTCCTGGCTGCGGCAATGTCCACGCTGAGCGGCATCTTCCACACCATGGGCACTTCGGCCGGCTACGACGTGTGGAAGCATATCCGGACCACCAAGCTGGTGTCCCGCCTCCTGCCGGGGGACCCGTCCCTGAACGACAAGCCCTCCCTGAGGGCGACCCGCTACGCCACCGCGGTCATGATCGTGGCCTCCGTTCTGCTGGCCTTTGTCATGCCGGGGAACATCATCGCCCGCGCGACGGCCATGTTCATGGGGCTGTGCGCCTGCGCGTTCCTGCCGGCGTACTGCATGGCTATATTCTCCAAGAAGCCGTCCAAGACCGCAGCGACCTGGAGCCTGGTGATCGGGGCGGTGTCCTGGTTCCTGTGGACGGTGTTCGTGCACACGTCGGAAGCGTCCCAGCTGGGCATATGCCAGGCCCTGTTCAAGCAGGCGACCCTCCTGGGCTCGCCGTTCAACGTCATCGACCCCATGGTGGTGGCGCTCCCCCTGGCCATCGTATCCCTGGCGGCAGGGTGGGCCTACGACCGCTACGTATCGGAGGATAGCGGCGACGCCGAGATCAAGGGCCGCGCGGGGGCCCAGGAATAA
- a CDS encoding symporter small accessory protein, translating into MLGLEDPTILFGYGLTIGLTIACIAYGWLKKDEEE; encoded by the coding sequence ATGTTAGGATTGGAAGACCCCACGATATTGTTCGGTTACGGCCTGACCATAGGCCTAACCATCGCGTGCATTGCCTATGGCTGGTTGAAGAAGGACGAGGAGGAGTGA
- a CDS encoding phenylacetate--CoA ligase family protein — protein sequence MVCWEPRIENMPPEELRAVQYRHLKALVDRLYDTNDFYHARMRSVNVLPSDIRSLDDVRKLPFMSKKDLRDNYPDKIFSAPKRNIVRYHASSGTTGKPTIVGYTQKDVDTWALSLARSLSSIGLTCDDVIQVANTYGLFTGGLGFHYAGEKLGASVIPASTGNTERQIELIQDLGVTAMAATPSYLLHLGEVAEKMGVSIKNDTRLRVGLLGGEPWSIRMRDRLQDWLGVRGYNCYGTSEMSGPMFSECSEQDGIHIWGDITLTEILDPETGEPVAPGEKGEMVVTMLQKEAMPMVRYRIGDITAVETEPCPCGRTHPKIRRIYGRVDDMLIVRGINVFPSQVQHALMSVPEVGEHFQIVVERKGTLDTMLVRVELKKEAFTDNIVKLMEVRERIQYRLKGSLNVGATVELVEPGTLPRYEGKSKFVVDKRDI from the coding sequence ATGGTTTGCTGGGAACCCCGCATCGAGAACATGCCCCCCGAGGAGCTCAGGGCCGTACAGTACAGGCACCTGAAGGCCCTGGTGGACAGGCTGTACGACACCAATGACTTCTACCACGCCAGGATGAGGTCCGTCAACGTCCTCCCGAGCGACATCAGGTCCCTCGACGACGTCCGCAAGCTGCCCTTCATGAGCAAGAAGGACCTGCGGGACAACTATCCTGACAAGATCTTCTCCGCTCCCAAAAGGAACATAGTCCGCTATCACGCCTCCTCCGGGACCACCGGGAAACCGACCATCGTCGGATATACCCAGAAGGACGTCGACACCTGGGCCCTCTCGCTGGCCCGGTCGCTCTCATCCATCGGCCTTACCTGCGATGATGTCATCCAGGTGGCCAATACCTATGGCCTGTTCACCGGCGGCCTGGGGTTCCACTACGCCGGCGAGAAGCTGGGCGCGTCGGTGATCCCGGCGTCCACGGGCAACACCGAGCGCCAGATCGAGCTGATACAGGACCTCGGTGTGACCGCTATGGCCGCCACCCCCTCGTACCTTCTGCACCTCGGAGAGGTAGCGGAGAAGATGGGCGTCTCCATCAAGAACGACACCAGGCTGAGGGTCGGCCTGCTGGGCGGGGAGCCCTGGTCCATCCGGATGCGCGACCGCCTGCAGGATTGGCTCGGGGTAAGGGGGTACAACTGCTACGGCACCTCCGAGATGTCCGGGCCGATGTTCTCGGAATGCTCGGAGCAGGACGGCATCCACATCTGGGGTGATATCACGCTCACGGAGATCCTTGACCCCGAGACCGGCGAGCCGGTGGCGCCGGGAGAGAAGGGCGAGATGGTCGTCACCATGCTGCAGAAGGAGGCCATGCCCATGGTGCGCTACCGCATCGGCGACATCACCGCCGTGGAGACGGAGCCGTGCCCATGCGGCCGGACGCACCCGAAGATCCGCCGCATATACGGGAGGGTGGATGACATGCTGATCGTCCGCGGCATCAATGTGTTCCCGTCTCAGGTGCAGCATGCCTTGATGAGCGTACCAGAGGTCGGCGAGCACTTCCAGATAGTCGTCGAGCGCAAGGGTACGCTGGACACCATGCTGGTCCGCGTGGAGCTGAAGAAGGAAGCGTTCACCGACAACATCGTCAAGCTCATGGAGGTCAGGGAGCGCATCCAGTACCGTCTCAAGGGCTCCCTGAACGTCGGCGCCACGGTCGAGCTGGTGGAGCCGGGGACGCTGCCCCGGTACGAGGGCAAGAGCAAGTTCGTGGTGGACAAGAGGGATATCTGA
- a CDS encoding threonine aldolase family protein has translation MKMIDLRSDTVTLPTPDMMQAIAEAELGDDVFREDPTINKLQELAARTFGKEAALLVTSGTQANMVSVLAHCRPGDEVILEADSHLQYYEVGGLAAVAGVTPRLIEGDRGRFTAAQVQEAARGEDIYFPNTTLLEIENTHNRAGGTCWTPSQVAEVAKAAHDLRMKVHIDGARIFNAAVALDVGVKDYARHVDSLMFSLSKGLSCPVGSVVVGDSDFIERARKKRKMLGGGMRQAGIIAAPGIVALNKMVPRLKEDHDNARRLAEYLGMFDGLKIDLSTVQTNMVLVDVADTGLTGQEFRDRAAEKGLLISVFGPHLVRFVTHYGITAADVDEAAGIIESMLPRCSGNACAIG, from the coding sequence ATGAAGATGATCGATCTCAGGAGCGACACCGTTACACTGCCCACCCCCGATATGATGCAGGCGATCGCCGAGGCCGAGCTGGGGGACGACGTCTTCCGCGAGGATCCCACGATCAACAAGCTGCAGGAGCTGGCGGCGCGAACGTTCGGCAAGGAGGCCGCCCTGCTGGTCACCAGCGGCACCCAGGCGAACATGGTGTCGGTGCTGGCGCACTGCCGGCCGGGCGATGAGGTCATACTGGAAGCGGACTCGCACCTCCAGTACTACGAGGTCGGCGGGCTGGCCGCCGTCGCCGGGGTCACCCCCCGCCTGATCGAGGGGGACCGGGGAAGGTTCACCGCCGCCCAGGTGCAGGAGGCCGCCCGGGGGGAGGACATCTACTTCCCCAACACCACTCTGCTGGAGATCGAGAACACTCACAACCGCGCCGGCGGCACTTGCTGGACGCCTTCCCAGGTGGCTGAGGTGGCCAAGGCCGCCCATGATCTCAGGATGAAGGTGCACATCGACGGGGCCAGGATATTCAACGCCGCGGTGGCGCTGGACGTCGGCGTGAAGGACTATGCCCGCCACGTCGACTCCCTGATGTTCTCCCTGTCCAAGGGCCTCAGCTGTCCGGTCGGCTCCGTGGTGGTGGGGGACAGCGACTTCATCGAGAGGGCCAGGAAGAAGCGGAAGATGCTGGGCGGGGGGATGAGGCAGGCCGGGATAATCGCCGCCCCTGGCATCGTCGCCCTGAACAAGATGGTCCCCCGGTTGAAGGAGGACCATGACAACGCCAGGCGGCTGGCCGAGTACCTGGGCATGTTCGACGGGCTCAAGATCGATCTCAGCACGGTGCAGACCAACATGGTGCTGGTCGACGTTGCCGACACCGGGCTCACCGGGCAGGAGTTCAGGGACCGGGCGGCCGAGAAAGGGCTGCTGATCTCGGTGTTCGGGCCCCACCTGGTGCGGTTCGTCACTCACTACGGGATCACCGCGGCGGACGTGGACGAGGCCGCCGGCATCATAGAGTCAATGCTGCCCCGCTGCAGTGGAAACGCCTGCGCCATCGGATAA
- a CDS encoding methytransferase partner Trm112: MKRQLMNILACPVCKRTPLDLEVFKESDKGIEEGRLTCPQCRREYSISEGIPDMLPSEKK, translated from the coding sequence ATGAAGCGGCAGCTCATGAATATTCTGGCATGCCCCGTTTGCAAGAGAACCCCCCTCGATCTGGAGGTCTTCAAGGAGAGCGACAAGGGCATCGAAGAGGGGAGGCTGACCTGCCCCCAGTGCAGGAGGGAGTACTCCATATCAGAGGGCATCCCCGACATGTTGCCCAGTGAGAAAAAGTGA